The genome window TCGTCGCCACGCACGACATTTTGTTTGACGATCTGGACTTCGTGGACGGCTACGTGAGGATGCAGGACGGAGAGATGCTGTGAGCGTATTTTTATCGGACGTTGTCATCGCGTTTTTACTGATCGAGCTCATCATTATCGTATTGATGGGTATTTCGCAGTATTTCGTCGTGCGCATTATGCGGCTGTGGGACTTTAACTCGACGTCAAATTTACAATACGATCTTGAAAAACGCAACTACCTCGTAAATACGATTTTGTTTTTCGCCGTAGTTTGCAAGATAGTTTTGTTCGTATTTTTCGCGTTATCTCTAAACGAGCTAGCAGACGTAGTGCCGGGTGCCATGTGCTCGGCGGGCGTCATCGGATCAAATCAATTCGGCGGCATTTTGCTACTGTTAAAGCTACTACTCATCTTTGGCTTTGGACTGTGGCTCATCATAAATTCGCTTGATTTAAAGGCGACGAATTTTCCGTATTTAAAGCGAAAATACGTCATCTTCACCGCGCTTTTTATCGGCGTTTTGGTCGAATTTGCTACTGAGATTTTGTTTTTTAGCAACGTGCCGTTAAAGGTGCCCGTCTTTTGCTGCTCGGTCGTATTTCAGGCGCCAAAGCTACCGTTTGGCTACACGAAGTTAAATTTGGTCGTCTTTTACTATGCCGTTTTTGCGGTCATTTTGGCGCTAAATTTGCTCAAACAGACGATGGCGAGCTTTGTTTGTAACCTGCTGTTTTTATTTATCGCATACTACGCGATTACTTATTTTTTCGGGCTTTACGTCTACGAACAGCCAAATCACAAATGCCCGTACTGCATGCTAAAAGGCGAGTATTTTTACGTCGGCTACCTCATCTGGGGCTCGCTGTTTTTGGGTATTTTCTACGGTATCGCGGCGTTTTTGGTCGAGCTAATCGTGAAAAAACCTTACGAGCATTTGCTCAAAATTTCCTCTTTTTGGCTGGCCGTAAATGCTCTTGTTTGCAGCTTTTTCGTCGCTAAATACTACCTTTTGCGAGGAGTTTTATTATGATAAAGCAAATTTTCGCCGCCGTGCTGCTCATCGGCGTGGTGGCGCTGCTCGCGTTTTCGGTGGATACTAGCGAGGGCAAGATCGTCGTTCGCCACGGCAACGTAGAAAAAAAGCCGCTAGAAATCGAGCTAAACAAATACCTCTGCTTTGAGAGCAAGGTACTCATCAGCGACCTAAATAACACAGCTCAGGCGGTAATGCCAAACGGCGATACGTACTTTTTCTACGACATCTCAAACTCGTTTACTTGGCTCATGCGGCAAAAGAACAAAGATGACGTCGTGCTGTGGGTGTATTCGCAAGATACCAGCCGATATATCCTAGCTAAAGACGCCTGGTACTCGCGCGTAGACATCACTCCGATGGGATACGGCATCGGCGCATACGAATACCACGTTTACGGCATCAACGACAACTATTTCGAGGACGTCATGCTCTATGCCGCACGCGGCGAAACTCTGATAAATCCGCTAATTTTTATCTTGCTTTCGGAGAATAAAATTTAGGCTTTGAAGCCCGCTTGGCTATTTTATTCTCCGAGAAGCGCAATGGGACTGCATTTATACACATTTAATTAGTCGCATAACAATCAAGGCTGCACGCAAAACAATATTTTTCTATTTATTGCCAAGAACACGAGCAGTAAACATCTAAAATGTCTAGCAGTTACTGTATGATATTATTTATTTTCAAAATCTACCAAAACCATAGTGATTTAAAATTGATTGGTCTGGATATTTTTAAAGAAGTTTTTGAAACTAAAAAAATTAATAAAAAGTTGGTGGCGGACAGAGAGGGATTTGAACCCTCGAGCCCCGGTTAGAAGCTGCACCCTTAGCAGGGGTGTGGTTTCGGCCACTCACCCATCTGTCCCAAAAAAGAAACCGCATTATAATTAAATACCGCTGATATCTTGCTTAAATTTGCGTTTTCGCGCCTGCCGCCCTCCCGCAGAAAAATAGCCGCGCAAAATTTGATCGAGTTTAAACAGCTCGCGCGTATCAAATTTGCAAACTTAATCCTTCCAGAGCCACCATTTTAGCTTGGCATTGTCGGGATGGGGCGTGCTGGCGTAGTAACAGACCATGCGGTAAACATAGAGGATGCACCTGTCGCTGCCGCGTCCGAGCGCCTTTGTGCGTTCAAACATCTCGTTTGGATCCGCGCCCTTTAGCGAAGCGATATCCTCGTAGCCGAGTGCGAGCAGATCCGCCTCGGTCGCCTCGCCGACATAGGGGATTTTCTTAAAATCTATCGGCGCGCATATAAAATGAGAGTATTTTGCATATAAAATGAGAGTGAGGCAAAAATTACGCCTCGTTTGCTCTCATTTTAAACACCAGTTTCCCTTTTTAAACACTCTTTAAAAGCCATTTAAACTACTTGATTTTCTCTATTCTAAACACCTGATCCCTCATACTCTCGTAGCTCTTGGCTTTTATGTAATTTTCCAACATAAATTGCAAATAGGGCGGAAAAGGTGTAGTAGATCCCCAGCCTCGTATTGTGGGATATGGTATCCCCGATATTTCAGAAAGCTGTTTTTTTGTAAGCCCTGCGACATCTAGTAGCTTTTGAAAAATCTCTTTATCCATATATACTCCTTTGATTTTTGCAATAGTAGCCTAAAAATACAAAAAAATCAAATTTTTGTATCTAAAAGATACATTTTTTAAGATACCCTTAAGTATCTATACGATACAATAACGGCATATAAAGAGATTGAAACGATACAATCTTAAGCAGGCGCGACGAGACAATCCGCCAAGATCACATCTCGCCGCTAGGTGCTCCCAAACGGGAGCCTTTATTATACCAAAATCTAATAAAGGATCTAAAATGCAAAAAGATATACTACAACAACGCGAGGCAAAATATTTCATTGATTTTGCGGACCATCAGTATTTAATAGGCGATGAATGGAAAACCGGAGATATTGAGGTTGTCGCAGAACCTACCCCAGTGATTGCGGAGTATATCGTCGCCATACCGTTTTCTGCAGGCGAGTGGGAAGAAATGGTAGATGTTCTAGACATTGATGTTGAAAGCCTAGACGAGCTAGGTAGCGCGTATGCCTATTTTGAAGACATTTGCGAAGCACTAGGGCTAGCTTCAGGTTGCAACCTAGAGGAGCTTTTGCAAGAGCTCCGCGCACGTGGTGTCAAGTGTGGAGATATAGTGAGGGCGGACGTAGACGCCCCGGAGGTTTTGGAAAAGTTTGGGGACCTGATGATATACTGCGACGGCGATGGGTATGGGGCAGGATGGAACTATCTAGAAAAAACAGCGTATATGGGCGAAACAGCTGATGGGCAGGTTATATTTGGCGAGCAATATAGAGAAGAGCTGTAGCGTTTTTAGGGTGCAATCATGACACTTTCAAACATAGCAAACGACTACCTAGAAACCCTAGGCCAAATCAGCCTTGAACGGTATAGAATACAAAAAAGCAGCTTCTCTCACACGGAGAAGCTACCAAAGGACGTAGAAAAGATCACGTCGGCCGATACTCAAAAATGGGTCGCGGCTATGCAAAAAAACCTAGCGCCAAATACTATCAAGCGCGTAGTGCTTTGTTGGAACAGAGCTTGCGCACAGGCTATTGAAAAGGGCGGCATAGACAAAAACCCTTTTCAAGGAGTGAAGCGCCCGAAGATAGCCTCCTCAAAGATAGACCCTTTCGCCAAAGATGAAATAGAAACTATGCTATCAAGAGCTACGGGCGGGCTTAAGAGCTATCTAGCCTTTGCATTTTATACGGGAGCGCGGTGTTGCGAAATTTTGGCTCTCAAATGGGATGATATAGATTTGGATGGTATGACGATTCGTATATCAAAAAGCCTTGTGGACGGCCTAGTCAAAAACCAAACAAAAACGGGCGAGGATAGGATCATACCTATATTTGAGCCATTGCTACCGTATATCAAAGAGCTAGCGCGGCAAAGAGATAGCGAGTGGGTGTTTTCAGAGAGAGGAGATCATTTGTTTGGCTCTACTTCGCTGTTTGGGAACGGCAAGTGGCGCAAATTTCTAGATAGTTGCGGAGTGCCGTATAGAAGTGCGAGGCATACGAGACATACTTTTGCCACGCACATGGTAGAGCGCGCCGCGAGGGGCGAGATACCTATCAAATGGGTCTCGCAAATACTAGGGCACGCAAACCTAGATATGACGATCAAGGTATACGCTAGGTTCATCAAAAACGAACACTTGAAGATAGATCGCAATATAAACGTCTTTTAGAGGCCGATTCGTTCGGCCTTACCCCTCAAATTCAATCTCTATTTCGTAATTATCCGTACTTAATCTATGGCTTACGCTTTTGATACTAAATTCGTTTGCTTCTAGCCCCGCTATACCGCTAAATTTAAGCTTTCCGCCCGCTATTATATTTGCTCCGGGCAAAGAACACCTACCGTTTATGCCGCCCTTTTGCAGTTCGTTTAGCTTGGCTTCGCCTTGCCTAAAAGCCTCGTTATCTGATTTTGGTTGGGCTATTTGCATCTTGTAGGTTTGCTCCCCCGAACCTACCTTGATACTCTTTGTTTTACCCGCTTCTATGTCTTGCCACTCTACTATAACCGCTCCGTATGAGTTTCTGTTGGCTTCGGTAATCTCCAAGGAGTAAAGCTCGGCTAAATTTAGAGTAAAAGCTGGTAGACTTTCGTTTTTAGGCGTATTTGAAGTTTGCGTTTCGTCCCCTTTGGCGTCTTTGGAAGCTATGACGATAGTAGCGTTTTTTACCGCCATGATAAAGCCGTAATCAAAGCAAAGCCCATATAAGAAATCTAGATCCCCCGCGTCGTTTTGCAAGACGGAGGCGATGTTTTGATCCTGCCCGGACGTTTTTACGGCAAGCTTATTTTCGCCGGCTATTTTTCTTGCTATTTCAAATACGGTGGTATTCTCCCAGCTCCTGCGCTTTTTGATTTTTTGAGGGCTTGCGAAGTTTACGGCAGTGGCTCTTACTTCGGTGGTTTGGTTTTTATAATCCCTGCTAGCCGTTTGCACGCTAAACGAGCCGCAAAGATAAAGATCGTCCCCGTATCCTAGCCAAAGCTTTAGATTATCGCCGAATACGGGCTTGGCGTATATACCGCTAACGCCAAAGCTTATCTCGTCGCTTTTGCTTCCCTCTTTGTCGTCGAAATTTAGGCTGATTAAATTTGCCCTGATTATCTCCGTAATATCTTTGCCGTTTGCTTCGAGCTTAAAATTTGGATGTTTTACCATAGCTTATTTTGCTCCTTGGCTTTCTCTTTTATCTCGGGCAAAAATACCTTGTTGCCCGCTTTAAGCGTAGCGCCCAGCTTTGGATTTAGAGCTAGTACTTGTTCGAAAAATCTTAAATGTCCGTAATGCGCGTAAACGATAGTATCGAGCCTATCGCCGTCTTTAGCTATATAAATTTTATCCATCGTAATCCCTTTTTAGCTCCAAACTAAAGCTCTGCGTAAAAAACGCTCCGTTTGGAGTGAATACGGCTTGTTTTTCGCTGATTTTAAGAACCGCGAACCTGCCGAAATATTTGCCGTTTCCGTTGGTTAGCGGATAGCTTTGCCTACTGCGCGCTAGCTCATAAAGCCTTTTTAACGCCGTCTGTTTGTCGCCGTTATAGGGCATAGTCTGCCCCTCTATGTTCACGGTTTGGTTTCCGAGGTTTGCCGCAAATAAAGCCGGGTGATTTTGGATACGGTCCTGCGAGCTTATGCCAAACTCCGTCTCTAACGATATGCCGCCTACTTGCTTCCAGTTAAATTTAAATCCGCCCAAATTTAGTACCATATCTCTACCTTTGCTCTCTTATTTCGGTGTTGGCGCTGTTAAAATCGTCCCTTCTCAAAGCCTCCTTGACACCTCTTGTTATTTGAGCCTTAAAGCTTTCAAGATCGAATTTGCCGTTATTTGAATTAAGTAAAAAATCGCCGTTAAAGCTTATATTTATATTCGCTCCGCTTGCGGTAGCCGCTACTGCGGCGGCTTGCGGGGAGACGGGTTTAGACGCCGCGAATAAGGTCTCTTTGGCCTTTATCGGCGCGCTTTGAGGCTCTTCGTCGTTAAACCAAGAAAAAGGATTATACCAAGCCGTTTCTTTACCATCTCCTATACCAAGAGCGTCTTTCGTCCAATTAGTAGCCGCTCCCAAGGCGTCGCCGATAGAGCTAACGGTATCTACGATCCACTGAAATTTCTCGCTGATCCAATCAAAAAAGCCTCCAAAGATAGATCTCCACCACTCTACTACCGAATCGAATATAGAGCTAAAGAAATTTGAAGTAGCCTCCCAATAGGGCTTTACGCTCTCCCAGATATTTTCAAAAAAGGTTTTTACCTTATCCCAGTTTTCTATAATCCATGCCGCGCCCGCTCCTAAAGCTACTACCAAAGCTCCGATACCGGTAGAGATGAGGGCTAGGCGCATTATTTTCATACCGGCCGCAGCCGCAATAGACGCGCCTCTTACCGCCGCCATAGTCGCCGCCCACGCTTTGCCAGCGGCGTTTGCTATCCAGGTAGCCGCTGCCGCGGCTTTCATGCGAGCAGCGGTGATCAAATACGCAGCGTTTAGCTTTAGGGTAGATAGATATTTGAGCTTAAATACCTCTTTTAGGAGGCTAAACGCCGTGCCCAGTATCTTGGCTTGTTGCCAAACTATACCTAAACTCCAAGCTAGAATTTTAACGGCCGGAGCCAAGGTCACGAAAGCCAAAAGACCGCCCGCTAGACCGAACACGAACTTAGATATTTCAGGGCGTTCTTTTATAAACCAAGACATACCGCTCGCGATAGAATTTAACGCCGAGGTTAGAAGTTTTAGCGTCGGCAAAAACGCTTCGCCTATAGATGAGCCTATATTTCTCCAGGCTTGCGCTAATCTTTCGAGGCTCGATTTGGTAGTGTTTAGCTTGACTTGTAGCTCTTTTTGCATGCTTCCTACGGCTTCGTCCGAAAAAGCCATCTTCATATTGGCTTTAAAGGCATCCATATTCGTAATCAAGCCTGCGATTTCGTCGCTAAAATTTCCGCCCATCAAATCATAAAGCAGCCCCGCCTGAAGCTCTTTAGGTGCAGCGGCGATACGATCTAAAAACAGCGTCACGGCTCCCGCGGCGTCTTTACCGATGGCCGTTTTTAAATACCCAGCGTCAAGGCCTATGGTGGCTAGCGCTTCGTGAAATTTCTTGCCCTGATTATCCACGTTGGCCAGTCTGGTATAAAGAGAATTTAGCGATGTACCTACGACCGACGGGGCCTTGCCGGTACTTAGCATGCTTGCCGCGATCGCACTGGCGGCTTTTTCGTTTAGACCTAGCAGATTTGCGTTGCCCGCCGTTAAAGAGGTGGCAGTAAGTATATCGGCCGCGCCGGCGTTGGTAACTTTGTTGTCGAGCAAATTTACGACGTCGAAAAACTCTTTTAGACCGTCTACCTTGTCTAGCTTAAAACCCACTTTCATATTGTTTGCGGCCGTAGCCACTTCGTCGGCGCTCATCTCAAACGCCGTAGAACCGGTAGCTAACAAGCGCGTATATTTCACTAGCTCTTCGCCTGCTAAGTTAATCTTTCCTCCGCCCGCGGCGATACTCGATAAATTTGAAA of Campylobacter showae contains these proteins:
- a CDS encoding helix-hairpin-helix domain-containing protein, yielding MDFKKIPYVGEATEADLLALGYEDIASLKGADPNEMFERTKALGRGSDRCILYVYRMVCYYASTPHPDNAKLKWWLWKD
- a CDS encoding XRE family transcriptional regulator, translating into MDKEIFQKLLDVAGLTKKQLSEISGIPYPTIRGWGSTTPFPPYLQFMLENYIKAKSYESMRDQVFRIEKIK
- a CDS encoding tyrosine-type recombinase/integrase, which gives rise to MTLSNIANDYLETLGQISLERYRIQKSSFSHTEKLPKDVEKITSADTQKWVAAMQKNLAPNTIKRVVLCWNRACAQAIEKGGIDKNPFQGVKRPKIASSKIDPFAKDEIETMLSRATGGLKSYLAFAFYTGARCCEILALKWDDIDLDGMTIRISKSLVDGLVKNQTKTGEDRIIPIFEPLLPYIKELARQRDSEWVFSERGDHLFGSTSLFGNGKWRKFLDSCGVPYRSARHTRHTFATHMVERAARGEIPIKWVSQILGHANLDMTIKVYARFIKNEHLKIDRNINVF
- a CDS encoding phage late control D family protein, whose product is MVKHPNFKLEANGKDITEIIRANLISLNFDDKEGSKSDEISFGVSGIYAKPVFGDNLKLWLGYGDDLYLCGSFSVQTASRDYKNQTTEVRATAVNFASPQKIKKRRSWENTTVFEIARKIAGENKLAVKTSGQDQNIASVLQNDAGDLDFLYGLCFDYGFIMAVKNATIVIASKDAKGDETQTSNTPKNESLPAFTLNLAELYSLEITEANRNSYGAVIVEWQDIEAGKTKSIKVGSGEQTYKMQIAQPKSDNEAFRQGEAKLNELQKGGINGRCSLPGANIIAGGKLKFSGIAGLEANEFSIKSVSHRLSTDNYEIEIEFEG
- a CDS encoding tail protein X, whose protein sequence is MDKIYIAKDGDRLDTIVYAHYGHLRFFEQVLALNPKLGATLKAGNKVFLPEIKEKAKEQNKLW
- a CDS encoding phage tail protein, which encodes MVLNLGGFKFNWKQVGGISLETEFGISSQDRIQNHPALFAANLGNQTVNIEGQTMPYNGDKQTALKRLYELARSRQSYPLTNGNGKYFGRFAVLKISEKQAVFTPNGAFFTQSFSLELKRDYDG
- a CDS encoding phage tail tape measure protein; translated protein: MDSTQIGIFIGLKTAGFSALSGNVSKLNALSSSLEKAGKNVTRLNEKISKIKDLKLGIDSKISKIGGELSNWQSRLAGAAGFALPVKLAVDDEAAFANVKKYVDDSEENLLKLKHEMKTLSNELGESFSNLSSIAAGGGKINLAGEELVKYTRLLATGSTAFEMSADEVATAANNMKVGFKLDKVDGLKEFFDVVNLLDNKVTNAGAADILTATSLTAGNANLLGLNEKAASAIAASMLSTGKAPSVVGTSLNSLYTRLANVDNQGKKFHEALATIGLDAGYLKTAIGKDAAGAVTLFLDRIAAAPKELQAGLLYDLMGGNFSDEIAGLITNMDAFKANMKMAFSDEAVGSMQKELQVKLNTTKSSLERLAQAWRNIGSSIGEAFLPTLKLLTSALNSIASGMSWFIKERPEISKFVFGLAGGLLAFVTLAPAVKILAWSLGIVWQQAKILGTAFSLLKEVFKLKYLSTLKLNAAYLITAARMKAAAAATWIANAAGKAWAATMAAVRGASIAAAAGMKIMRLALISTGIGALVVALGAGAAWIIENWDKVKTFFENIWESVKPYWEATSNFFSSIFDSVVEWWRSIFGGFFDWISEKFQWIVDTVSSIGDALGAATNWTKDALGIGDGKETAWYNPFSWFNDEEPQSAPIKAKETLFAASKPVSPQAAAVAATASGANINISFNGDFLLNSNNGKFDLESFKAQITRGVKEALRRDDFNSANTEIREQR